The DNA window CGAGCTTTCAGGTTGAAATAAACGAGTTTGTACTTTGGCATTTTTTTCCGATAGACTTAAATCGACGAAGAGACTGATTAATACGATACAAGGTATGATTTGTGAAAGAGCTATATAGTTGTCAGGTCAGGTGACTATATATACATGGCAGGTACTCATGCCCaatatcaatcaataaatcaatccaaatatatattttaaattataaaagGGACGTCCTGAAAACTTTTTAATaatcattttataaatttatggAAGGTTGTTTGGGTTTGAACTTTAGGTCATTGTACATGCTTCAGCGTGTGTAATAGTAAAAGTATATTGAAAACAGTGAACAAaaatagagataaaatagtcccCATTGCAGCTTGAAGGTCTGCACAGCTGTTCGCACTACAGAATTCATATATTGGAAAGTGTTTGCTATAGGAAAAGTCATGGTTGTTTTGGAGTTGTTCACGATTTACTTAAATTATGATATGACATAATTTTGGACTACCTTTGTTATATCATTCTATTAAATCCTGATAAAACCTGATATTCTCAATGAGTAAGCATGGTCATGATTACTTGGGACCACTGCTGCAATTTAATATTTTTAGCACCAAAATAACAAACGGTTTTATGTGTAATTAAagattttgaaatgttcatCCTACCATGGGATACCCGTATCTATATCCTGTTATTAGTTTCAGTTGGTCACTTTGTGTGATTGTCATCACTATGAACTTTATTTATTGGAGGTAGAACTTGACTTTTTAAATTGTACTTGCATACCATGGTCACAACAGCATCGATATCATAATCCAATTTCAACtattctgtatacatacatacatacatacatacatacatacatacatacatacatacatacatacatacatgaaacaCATTTTGAATCTTTGCAAAGATAAAGTCGAGGTACAAATGTTTATATTCAATGTATGATAGTTAATTTTGCCATTATGTTTTTAAAAGTCTAGCTTAGAAATTTAGCTATCGTGTTCGACATACAAACGGCCTAAGGCTTGTCAAAGTATTAAGAGCCAAATCTATGAACTAGAGCTTGAAAGAGTATCCTCAGTTCGTATCATGTTGTCAGATAATTAAATTTTCTTCTCTTTCAGGGCATTACTTTTGGTACACAAGACTTGTAAATCTAGAATACCGTGTCTGGTCTTTTGGCGACCCATTCCTTAATAGATGGTACAGCCTCAATTCGTTCCATAAGCGCAGACAGTTTTGGATATTTCCCCAGGTAGTCAGGATTGAGTCGTCTGATGTTGTCCCCGATGCTACTGTGGAACTTAAGATCGGCCCAGGTTAACTGTAATAGGCAGAGAAAGGTGCATAAAACTTCAGATAAACTCATGTTAACTGCAATAGTCAGAGATAGGTAGATAGAACTTGAACTCGACCAATTGTAACTGCAAGATGTAGAGAAAGGTCCCAGAGGAATATACATCTTAGATCTTCATCTATTTGTAATTGGTCGAATTCATCAATTAAGCAgttagtctggatgaccagactgtggtttaAGCACAATAcagtgagtgaaggtataactcgtaacgatactgtataggaactagacttagCAGTCGTTACACTTGAGCCTCTTTGCTGGCTCACAATGTGAAGTCATTACAATTTGATTTCACCTAGTCGTCGATGGTAGTCTTTAGTAATTTAAAAGACTGAGTAAGGGATATAGACATGAGAAAAAAGCATTCACCTTATTTCCGACAAAGAATCCATCGCCTCCATTGTTAGCTGTCAACAAACGTTCCAGATTACCCATACGAATAGAGAGTTTACTTTGAGAGTCGAACAGCCCTTCGAAGATTTGCGGCTTAaacgacaaacaaacaaaagagcAATGCACTACATGACATAAACGTTTGTTTAAAAAGATCATGCTGTTGTGATTACAAAGTCTTCGATGTCATTTCTGACTAAAACGGCAGAGTTATAACTTACAGAAAGgttacattaattttaattCCAACATTGAAAAGTAACCATGATATAATATCTCGACTTTCATTCATGTCAGTGCTTTATTAACTGTCATCAACACTCTCTATCTAATCAAAGTGTATTCAACTTGATACCACCACAACGTGACCTAACTCAAACGTTGCGTTTTGAACTTCAATTATCTCTATTGTAAATGAtcattgtaaattgtaactgatattacaatatacaataaattGATTATGAAACCCACCTGCTTGTCTTCATGGGCAAAGAAATAGTCTCTAATCCCATTGAATACATCTTCAACACCACCTACAATCATATCAACTTGTGCCTTTTCCAAGTTACTTTCACCAGCTAGACCTATATACAGAAGATACAGTGGGTTTCCCTTCGTATGTTGCATGTTTTATGTACACAAttactatgtttatttatttgtttgtttaaggTCAACGTTTCCCTAAATTTAtggaaatagaaatatcaacTGCCTGTAATGAGTCACCCATTTATGCTGAGGGTTATATGATATGTACTGAGATACCCTGAAATGTGATATAAATCCTACATGTTTTATAGATTCCAGATAAACTATAAAATACATGTCCTGGAGAGTCATTATCATCCCTCCCTTTGTAGAAAGGGATGAAACAGGTGGCCACAACAGCTGATATTTCAGTCTTGATAAACCTGTTAGTTTGATTAAAGCAACCTTCAACTCCAAGACACCGCCCATGGCAGGGAAACTGACTCCCGTCGATCCACCCCACCTAAATTACATGCCTCGGGTCATTCTAGTCGACAACTGTCACGACGTTGTCATGCTTTGGTGACATCGAAAATTATCCAATAATCTTTCAAATCTTAAAGAACATCACCTGTGGCATTCACTTACCGAATTCAGTGGCGATATACCGAGCTATTGCATGGCTCTGATATAGTGTAATACCGCTCTCAACTTCTAGCATGGGTACTTCATGAAAAAGAAATTCTGGAAAAACATGAAGTTAGAGAAGAAATTTGAAAACCACATTTCAAAAATTGACTGTGTTAAATAAAGGCAAAGGAAACattctatctgtctgtctgtctgtctgtctgtctgtctgtctgtctgtctgtctgtctgtctgtctgtctgtctgtctgtctgtcgcttgACGACGCTCGAAATCACAAAGCCACAAGTGCATGTCTTATAAGATTCAAACATATTCCATTATCTATCCATGGTTTGTATACTAAGGGAGCCTTCGCGGGGGTGGGCCAGGGAATTTAGGGTATGTCTGAGCTataaatgtgaccctccccctactcctttttctaaaatgtgaccctcccccaatccCAAGTTCTAAAATCTGACCTTCCCCCATCTCAAAATAACACATTcactgatagatggatggaaTTATGTGGACATATTAAAGGgacagtagctgtaacttttgatgattttttcagtatgtttgttttgtgtatCAACTACAGTTTTTAGTTTCTCGTTCTACTCAATTGAACGCACATTGAAACACTCCTGTGTTTGGCAAACGCTTGTAAACACAGcctgtatatgtacaaactgcattgttatttttgacaagtgaattttagtctggactaaaattatcaacaataactacactttacaatttacatatatacaggtTGTGTTGACCAAATACAGGGCATTTCAACATGTTTTACAGaggagtagaacaagaaactgcacTTGACACACAGATATTGCAAAAAGATCATCAAGTTACAAATACTGTCCCTTTAATGAATTTGATTATACGACACATATTTCTGCCAAGCACAAATGTCACCATACTTACTGGTATACGTACATTATTCTTTGTTTATAATTGATATCGAGATTTCCATGTGGTACACACTCTCCCCGATCGAGTAACCTGTAATAACTCTAAAATCTCAGTATCACTTTGTGCATTGCATTTTTTCACTACTCTCACTGTCACTTTCCTTAGTGTCACTATCACTGTCATTCAATACATTGaggacatcatcatcatcatcatcatcatcatcatcatcattgtgaAGTCAgggatgataatgataataacaacaacaaaattgagACAAGGCAGTCTTCTAGTCCTGAAACTTCTGATTAAAAATGCAATTGGTTGTCAAAAAGTAAGTGATCTTAAGCTCCATCCACTTCTGTTGTGAGTTGATCTTCTTCTACAAATCATGGTGTGAGCGTATATACATGCATAGAGTAAATGTTGTAATTCGTTTTCCATAATATAACAATTGTTGTCATTCCACCTACATTATAGGGTGGCGGCTGTCATCCCATttttaaccagatttaaactgaatgcctcccgtaagggaatcactaattattcaaataactattaaactaaaaaaactatggtaacaagctttttttggacaagcgtgctttcttaggttaatgtatgtgccaaattatacggaatttgaagagtgcatgatactgcttaattattgaatatcgttcattattcaaaatactcatatAAAGGTAAaggttgtagcaacaaacttcatagtacaggtgcgtattattatggttgatatatgtatcatattatatgaaatttgaagcttgcattttaaagatacagcctagttacctaaaatcattaattatgcaaatttttcattaaaactgtaagctatatcaacaaattttatgggacatatctgctttgttatggttaacgtatgtactaaatgatattgaaatttaagtatgcattcttatgatatatcttaattaccgaaaatcattaatcatgcaaattagttattaacactgtaaggtacatcaactaacttaaTAGGACATGCACAatgattaatgtatgtactgaattgtattgaaattgaagtatgcagtcctaagatatagcctaattatcaaaaatcattaattatgcaaattattcattaacactgaaaggtacatcaacaagctttacaagacatatgcgattgttatggttaacgtgtgtactgaagtatattgaaattgaagtatgtattcttaagatatagcctaattaccgaaaatcattaattatgcaagttattcattaacactgtaaggtacatcaacaaacttgataggacatatgtgttttcttatggttaacgtatgtactaaattatgttgaatttgaagtatgcattcttaagggatagcctaattaccgaaaataattaattatgcaaattcttcattaacgctgtaaggtacatcatcaaattttataggacaaatgtatgttatgtttaacgaatacactaaattatattgaaattgaagtatgcagtcttaagatattgcttaattagttgatttcattgatatgcaaattttcctaattaacatgaacagatctcgctaaaaaaactaatcaggtctagccattaccccaaacattatatgtactatatttcattataattgagccagccgtttttaagaaaatggtgacacagacagacacacacacatacacacacacacacacacacacagacggacatatgacagacacacagacagacatcccccttttaatacctcccgtacccttacgggaggtaaaaatattgtagacagtgctACTAAATGTAGCAAAGGGTGTCAGTTCACCTTTTTCATAGAGTAAatgttgtcattcgttttctgtcatattttgtttgtgtatctttatttatttgttttttttttgtttgtactACGGTTCCTGGGGTCCCAATGGAACGGCAGCCATTTTTGTCATAAAGAATTGAACTTTGAAGTCCTGTCATGTCATAATTGTTTGTATGCGGTGGTGGTATGAAAGTGTACCCCTTTTAATATGCGCTCCTAGAAAACTTGTCCAAGTCGAAACGTCATTTGTGATAGTTGAGAAATAAAAAGACAAACACTCATGGTAATACTAACTATAAAATGCGACTCGTTTGAAAAAGGACTCGCACGCCCTTCGTATACGTACGTACTCATAAATGTATTAGAGGAGAtctcctaatacatccatggtaacACCCTGGTACATCCAggccacaggcatttgtttcccgagatatgtatcagaatatttctatcagaatacattgACGTattttagccaactatatatgaaagggacTTGTTTCTGTTATCGCGCAGgtccactcaccgcgaaagAAAACActttcgcggtgagtggacCTGCACGATCACAGAagcaagtgtaattttacccctttcatatatagttggctaaacaCGTCTATTTTATCGAAaatatcgacattttattgtattctgatagaaatagtCTGAGACATAACTGCCTGTGATCCAGGCTATGCTTACTTGGTTGTAAGTCCACCCATTCTCCAGTCACGGGAAAACCCGAGTAATGTATACGACGATCTTCATATTCAACTCCAGCTGCAGCAAATAATAATCTTGTATCCTCTGCACGAGCTTTCAGGTTGAAATAAACGAGTTTGTATTTTGGCATTTTTTCCGATAGACGTAAATCGAGGAAGGGACTGAATCCAAAGTACGATTTAAAGAGCTAGGAGTGAAAGGGTTAGATAGGTTAGGTGACCCTAGTGAGATGTATGGCTTTAGGGACTggacataaattacaggtggagcggtgttttttttttcaaaagaccGAGGCATGAAAAATATAAACCCCAAATCGTCACACAAAAAATCCTGACCCACCCCCTCTACCACGCATGAAAAAAGTGACCCCCTCCCGCGACAAATTTTAATGAGTTCACAAATACAATTCAACACACTAAGTTTTCCTGAAACTACGTCTTCACTGCAAAACATAGTAATGTCAGTAGTAATAAATGGAATGGAACTCCaaacaccatcaatattaaatagtgtatgacat is part of the Glandiceps talaboti chromosome 2, keGlaTala1.1, whole genome shotgun sequence genome and encodes:
- the LOC144446070 gene encoding uncharacterized protein LOC144446070; protein product: MPKYKLVYFNLKARAEDTRLLFAAAGVEYEDRRIHYSGFPVTGEWVDLQPKFLFHEVPMLEVESGITLYQSHAIARYIATEFGLAGESNLEKAQVDMIVGGVEDVFNGIRDYFFAHEDKQPQIFEGLFDSQSKLSIRMGNLERLLTANNGGDGFFVGNKLTWADLKFHSSIGDNIRRLNPDYLGKYPKLSALMERIEAVPSIKEWVAKRPDTGKCIQVKTVSYLDSRQGKQQSKKYYTPGLHAPMYFLFRKVPMLEVEGVITLYQSHAIARYVANEFGLAGENNLEKAQVDMIVDAVEGGFDKGIKNYFFTAEENKPEVFRRVFDSQSTLSTCMGNLERLLTANNGGDGFFVGNKLTWADLKFHSCLGDSIKRLNPDFLGKYPKLSSLVDRIENVPSIREWMAKRPNTAF